The following are encoded in a window of Apteryx mantelli isolate bAptMan1 chromosome 17, bAptMan1.hap1, whole genome shotgun sequence genomic DNA:
- the SIRT4 gene encoding NAD-dependent protein lipoamidase sirtuin-4, mitochondrial — MFSARKLSGGCRAVRLHHFRSRVVSRTSPNLTFVPACLPPDPVEVEELQRFVSQSKRLFVMTGAGVSTESGIPDYRSEGVGLYARTDRRPIQHAEFVRSASARQRYWARNFVGWPQFSSHQPNAAHLVLRDWEKLGKLHWLVTQNVDALHAKAGSQRMTELHGCTHRVFCLGCGDQTLRSELQEHFEALNPTWKAEALGVAPDGDVFLTDEQVCTFQVPACRKCGGILKPDVTFFGDTVSREKVNFVHQCLAESDSMLVAGSSMQVYSGYRFALAAREKQLPIAILNIGPTRLDHFASLKLHSRCGELLPLIDAH; from the exons ATGTTCTCTGCCAGGAAGCTgtcaggaggctgcagagctgtcAGACTTCATCATTTCAGATCCCGTGTTGTATCCAGAACCTCTCCGAACTTGACTTTCGTGCCAGCGTGTCTTCCCCCAGATCCCGTGGAAGTGGAGGAGCTGCAGCGCTTCGTTTCTCAGTCCAAGAGGCTGTTTGTGATGACTGGAGCTGGAGTCTCGACTGAATCGGGGATCCCAGATTACCGCTCCGAAGGTGTCGGGCTCTATGCCAGGACAGACAGGCGGCCCATCCAGCACGCTGAGTTTGTCCGCAGCGCCAGCGCCCGGCAGCGGTACTGGGCAAGGAACTTTGTGGGCTGGCCCCAGTTCTCCTCCCACCAGCCAAACGCAGCGCACCTGGTGCTAAGAGACTGGGAGAAGCTGGGAAAGCTGCACTGGCTGGTGACCCAGAACGTGGATGCCCTTCACGCCAAAGCTGGCAGCCAGCGCATGACAGAGCTGCACGGCTGCACGCACAG GGTTTTCTGCCTGGGCTGTGGAGACCAAACCTTGCGCTCTGAGCTTCAGGAGCACTTTGAAGCTCTGAATCCTACCTGGAAAGCTGAAGCGCTTGGTGTGGCTCCCGATGGGGATGTCTTCCTGACAGATGAGCAGGTGTGTACTTTCCAAGTGCCAGCCTGcaggaaatgtggtggaatccTGAAGCCTGACGTGACGTTCTTTGGAGACACAGTGAGCCGGGAGAAAGTGAATTTCGTGCACCAATGCCTGGCAGAATCAGACTCCATGCTGGTGGCAGGATCCTCCATGCAG GTATACTCTGGTTACAGGTTTGCTCTCGCTGCCCGGGAGAAGCAGCTGCCAATTGCGATACTTAACATTGGGCCGACTAGGTTAGATCACTTTGCATCCCTGAAACTGCATTCCCGCTGCGGGGAGCTGCTGCCTTTGATTGATGCACACTGA